Proteins from a genomic interval of Stenotrophomonas sp. WZN-1:
- a CDS encoding AAA family ATPase, whose product MVYVIGPSGVGKTTMRRSVMREMFGNPNLWEKGKVPAIETFACLPVGAYFSSRYLARELLQELNAPTLTWALEGRSPRSIPPSDIQAEVRDRDLQLGRYQLRLTEAECWSSVTRSMIARDCKYVAIDQISALLVNHKDKSPADHALHLMTLAESAGSMLIMSGIHRAVQLWSIGSELRRSVTSIWVPPYSVRRKEDRAPFLRLLMSLSERHNFSKQDLLIRMAADLLVATGGVYGEVAQLLSRAADAAKQEGSERILKRHIEASYYSDNDLANLWRDIEEFEDAMEAGSVTARAKQLKSSWASSYGEVCREV is encoded by the coding sequence ATGGTCTACGTCATCGGTCCGTCCGGTGTAGGGAAGACCACGATGCGTCGGAGCGTTATGCGTGAGATGTTTGGGAATCCAAACCTGTGGGAAAAGGGAAAAGTTCCTGCCATCGAGACGTTTGCGTGCTTGCCAGTTGGAGCATACTTCAGTTCGCGATATCTCGCCCGCGAGTTGTTGCAAGAGCTTAACGCGCCGACTCTGACTTGGGCGCTGGAGGGCAGATCACCTCGGTCAATTCCCCCTTCGGACATTCAAGCCGAAGTGCGCGACAGAGACCTTCAACTTGGACGGTATCAACTCAGGCTCACCGAAGCGGAGTGTTGGTCGTCTGTGACGCGGTCCATGATTGCGCGTGACTGCAAGTATGTCGCTATCGATCAAATATCAGCGCTTCTGGTGAATCACAAAGACAAGTCACCTGCAGACCATGCATTGCACTTGATGACGTTAGCAGAGTCCGCCGGGTCGATGCTGATAATGAGCGGAATCCACAGGGCAGTTCAACTCTGGTCGATCGGATCCGAGCTTCGCCGAAGTGTGACGTCTATATGGGTTCCGCCATATAGCGTTAGAAGAAAGGAGGACCGGGCTCCATTCTTGCGCCTCCTTATGTCGCTAAGCGAAAGGCACAATTTCTCTAAACAGGACCTATTGATTCGAATGGCGGCGGATCTACTGGTCGCGACGGGAGGTGTCTATGGAGAGGTGGCTCAACTTCTGTCGCGAGCTGCGGATGCGGCCAAGCAGGAAGGAAGCGAGCGGATCCTTAAACGTCACATAGAGGCCTCCTACTATTCAGACAACGATCTTGCCAACCTTTGGCGAGATATCGAGGAATTCGAGGATGCAATGGAAGCTGGAAGCGTCACAGCCAGAGCGAAACAGCTCAAGTCTAGTTGGGCCTCCTCTTATGGGGAGGTGTGCCGTGAAGTCTAG